Proteins co-encoded in one Stutzerimonas stutzeri genomic window:
- a CDS encoding sigma-54-dependent Fis family transcriptional regulator, with product MIARPPSELPTDLSAFVATHFAGRGSNPDRLIAESWYRSVHQHGLDPTQPVAHVQLEQHEIRLHQEEHHDFLAIASQGMEGLSRRLNPAGFAVLLSDRRGITLDARLPGQYSPYADSGLVVGSCWDESLVGTNGIGTGLAAGQSLIIHRDEHFLSSNAMLSCSVAPLFDPQGALMGCLNASCLNSGGPKQAQYLTLQLVSLYARLIENASFHQRYAHCAMLTLGGDAGDLGNERLLALDAAGRILGANRAAFLAAGQRGALVGEAVQDVLSLSLDELVTLTHGGQRSATLRLAGGPALEVTLRMPAAPTPRARSERGLNVVPAEPTLEHLAGEDPGLQRSVQKLRRVLDRDISLLLTGETGTGKEAFARAIHQASVRAKGPFVALNCAAIPESLIESELFGYRAGTFTGASRQGMKGKLEQANGGTLFLDEIGDMPAHLQTRLLRVLAERELVPLGAATPVALNVQLVCATHRDLPAMVAAGEFREDLYYRLNGLTIRLPALRDRADRAALIRRVLGREAGDEPVELTTEAMERLAAYRWPGNVRQLINVLRCAVALADDGLIGLDCLPPELLSAPMEPLSVTQSLETTRDAAEAAHLQATLEQHGGNVTSAARSLGINRATLYRKLQRYGLTTRRR from the coding sequence ATGATCGCGCGTCCGCCCTCTGAGCTACCAACCGATCTCTCGGCATTCGTTGCCACGCACTTCGCCGGCCGAGGGTCCAATCCGGATCGGTTGATTGCCGAATCCTGGTACCGCAGCGTCCACCAGCACGGGCTCGATCCGACTCAACCTGTCGCCCATGTTCAGCTCGAGCAGCACGAGATTCGCCTGCATCAGGAAGAACACCATGACTTTCTGGCCATCGCGAGTCAGGGCATGGAAGGGTTGTCGCGGCGGCTGAACCCGGCGGGCTTTGCCGTGCTGCTCAGTGATCGCCGCGGGATCACGCTCGATGCCCGGCTACCCGGGCAGTACAGTCCCTATGCGGACTCGGGGCTGGTGGTCGGCAGTTGCTGGGACGAGTCGCTGGTGGGGACCAACGGCATCGGTACGGGGCTGGCCGCGGGCCAGTCGCTGATCATCCACCGCGACGAGCATTTTCTCAGCAGCAACGCCATGCTGAGTTGCTCGGTGGCGCCGTTGTTCGATCCTCAGGGCGCATTAATGGGGTGTCTCAACGCCTCGTGTCTCAACAGTGGCGGGCCGAAGCAGGCGCAATACCTGACGCTCCAGTTGGTCAGCCTGTACGCCCGGCTTATCGAAAACGCCAGTTTCCACCAGCGCTATGCGCATTGCGCCATGCTGACGCTGGGCGGCGATGCAGGCGACCTGGGCAACGAGCGGTTGCTGGCGCTTGATGCGGCGGGCCGGATCCTCGGTGCCAATCGCGCCGCCTTTTTGGCCGCCGGCCAGCGGGGCGCGCTCGTGGGCGAGGCGGTTCAGGATGTTCTGTCCCTCTCACTGGATGAGCTGGTCACCCTTACCCACGGCGGCCAGCGCAGCGCGACCTTACGGTTGGCCGGTGGACCGGCGCTGGAGGTGACGCTGCGGATGCCGGCGGCCCCCACGCCGCGCGCCAGAAGCGAGCGCGGCCTGAACGTCGTTCCGGCAGAGCCAACCCTTGAACACCTGGCCGGAGAGGATCCAGGCCTGCAGCGCTCCGTCCAGAAGCTGCGGCGCGTGCTGGATCGGGATATTTCATTGCTGCTGACCGGCGAGACCGGCACCGGCAAGGAAGCCTTCGCGCGGGCGATCCATCAGGCCAGCGTGCGCGCTAAGGGGCCCTTCGTCGCGCTCAATTGCGCGGCGATCCCGGAGTCGCTGATCGAGAGCGAGCTGTTTGGCTACCGTGCCGGCACCTTTACCGGCGCCAGCCGCCAGGGGATGAAGGGCAAGCTGGAGCAAGCCAATGGCGGGACGCTGTTTCTCGACGAGATTGGCGATATGCCGGCGCACCTGCAGACGCGGCTGCTGCGCGTGCTGGCCGAGCGGGAGCTGGTGCCGCTGGGGGCTGCCACGCCGGTCGCGCTGAATGTGCAGCTGGTCTGCGCCACGCACCGCGACCTGCCTGCCATGGTGGCTGCGGGCGAGTTTCGTGAGGACCTGTACTACCGGCTAAACGGCCTGACCATCAGGCTGCCCGCCTTGCGCGACCGGGCGGATCGCGCCGCGCTGATCCGTCGCGTTTTAGGACGTGAGGCTGGCGACGAGCCTGTCGAGTTGACCACCGAGGCGATGGAACGGCTGGCCGCTTACCGGTGGCCCGGCAACGTGCGCCAGCTGATCAACGTGCTGCGCTGTGCCGTCGCGCTGGCGGACGACGGGCTGATCGGTCTCGATTGCCTGCCACCGGAGCTACTGTCGGCGCCCATGGAGCCGTTGTCCGTGACGCAATCGCTGGAGACGACCCGAGACGCTGCCGAAGCGGCCCATCTGCAAGCGACACTTGAGCAGCATGGCGGCAACGTCACGTCGGCGGCACGTTCGCTTGGCATCAACCGCGCCACGCTGTATCGCAAGCTGCAGCGTTACGGGCTCACCACGCGACGCAGGTGA
- the aldA gene encoding aldehyde dehydrogenase, giving the protein MTDLTTYQNYIDGAFVACDNLIEVRNPATGAVLSRVPESDAATAERAIAAARAAQKAWSQKPAVERAGYLRAIASKIRQNAERLARVITEEGGKIQSLALVEVNFTADYLDYMAEWARRIEGEIITSDRPGENIFLFRKPLGVVAGILPWNFPFFLIARKMAPALVTGNTIVIKPSEETPNNCFEFAKLVAETDLPKGVFNVVCGSGAGVGSALTTSDKIDMISFTGSVGTGQRIMAAAAQNVTKLNLELGGKAPAIVMNDADLDLAVTAIRASRIINTGQVCNCAERVYVQRGVADQFIERIAGALAETRYGDPIAQADVEMGPLINEAGLRKVEQMVRTAQSQGAQLVTGGAVADLGKGFHYQPTLLANCSHDMEIMRKEVFGPVLPVQIIDDLDEAIAMANDCEYGLTSSIYTRDLSTAMKAAAGLDFGETYINRENFEAMQGFHAGVRKSGIGGADGKHGLYEYTHTHAVYVQS; this is encoded by the coding sequence ATGACTGACTTGACGACCTACCAGAACTACATCGACGGCGCCTTCGTCGCCTGCGACAACCTCATCGAGGTGCGCAACCCGGCGACCGGCGCGGTGCTTTCCCGCGTGCCGGAGTCCGATGCCGCCACCGCCGAACGCGCCATCGCCGCCGCCCGCGCCGCGCAGAAAGCCTGGAGCCAGAAGCCCGCCGTCGAGCGCGCCGGCTACCTGCGCGCCATCGCCAGCAAGATCCGCCAGAACGCCGAGCGCCTGGCCCGGGTCATCACCGAGGAAGGCGGCAAGATCCAGAGCCTGGCGCTGGTGGAGGTCAACTTCACTGCCGACTACCTCGACTACATGGCCGAGTGGGCGCGCCGTATCGAGGGCGAGATCATCACCAGCGACCGCCCGGGCGAAAACATCTTCCTGTTCCGCAAGCCGCTGGGCGTGGTGGCCGGCATCCTGCCGTGGAACTTCCCGTTCTTCCTGATCGCGCGGAAGATGGCGCCGGCGCTGGTGACCGGCAACACCATCGTCATCAAGCCCAGCGAAGAGACGCCGAACAACTGCTTCGAATTTGCCAAGCTGGTGGCCGAGACCGACCTGCCCAAAGGCGTGTTCAACGTGGTCTGCGGCAGCGGCGCGGGGGTCGGCAGCGCGCTGACCACCAGCGACAAGATCGACATGATCAGCTTCACCGGCAGCGTCGGCACCGGCCAGCGGATCATGGCCGCTGCGGCGCAAAACGTCACCAAGCTCAACCTGGAGCTAGGCGGCAAGGCCCCGGCAATCGTGATGAACGATGCGGACCTGGACCTCGCCGTCACCGCCATTCGCGCGTCGCGCATCATCAACACCGGGCAGGTCTGCAACTGCGCCGAGCGCGTTTACGTGCAGCGCGGTGTCGCGGACCAGTTCATCGAACGCATTGCCGGTGCCCTGGCCGAAACCCGCTATGGCGACCCCATCGCCCAAGCGGACGTGGAGATGGGCCCGCTGATCAACGAGGCTGGCCTGCGCAAGGTCGAGCAGATGGTGCGCACCGCCCAGAGCCAGGGCGCGCAGCTGGTCACCGGTGGCGCCGTGGCGGACCTGGGCAAGGGCTTCCACTACCAGCCGACGCTGCTCGCCAACTGCTCGCACGACATGGAAATCATGCGCAAGGAAGTCTTCGGCCCGGTGTTGCCGGTACAGATCATCGATGACCTGGACGAAGCCATCGCCATGGCCAACGACTGCGAGTACGGCCTGACCTCCTCGATCTACACCCGCGATCTCTCCACCGCGATGAAAGCGGCCGCTGGCCTGGACTTCGGCGAGACCTACATCAACCGCGAGAACTTCGAGGCGATGCAGGGCTTCCACGCCGGGGTGCGCAAATCCGGCATCGGCGGCGCGGATGGCAAGCACGGCCTGTACGAGTACACCCATACCCACGCGGTGTATGTACAGAGCTGA
- a CDS encoding PQQ-dependent dehydrogenase, methanol/ethanol family has protein sequence MKHLDPYLGRRPTTLLGATSLAALLSLPLHAAEVDGKRIANADAEPGNWMSHGRDYGEQRFSPLKKITDANVDELGLAWSYKLDIDRGVEATPIVVDGVMYTTGPFSIVYALDARTGKEIWKYDPKSDRSRAGEACCDAINRGVAVWKGKVYVGVLDGRLEAIDAKTGERVWSVDTRYDKERSYSITGAPRVVNGKVVIGNGGAEFGVRGYVTAYDAETGKQAWRFFTVPGDPDKPAEGKGMEIAKKTWHGRAFVEQGGGGTAWDSFAYDPELNLLYIGVGNGSLWDPIWRSEGKGDNLFLSSIVAVNADTGEYVWHYQTTPGDAWDYTATQHMILADLEIKGKQRKVLMQAPKNGFFYVIDRATGELLSAENIVPINWAKGVDLKTGRPIVDDEAAAYWKGEKKAKLVQPGFWGAHDWHPMSYNPNTGLVYIPAHIMSAWYEHVPDAPARNKFKSMYQLGLKTGMMPEDPEGLGKYADTWSGKLIAWDPVKQEQAWEVPYVTIFNGGTLSTAGNLVFEGSADGRVIAYAADTGKKLWEQPAASGVMAAPITYSVDGEQYVTFMAGWGGAFSTFAGALSLRAGVQPYAQVLTYKLGGTAELQEPAPREDAPKPPPLTADAATVKAGGKLYDGYCSQCHGIHAVSGGVLPDLRMLTPDKHEQFLGILHGARIPDGMPSFAEAFDREQMEQIHQYLIKRAHDRLEHGPDDLPQPTQKTASN, from the coding sequence ATGAAGCACTTGGATCCCTACCTGGGCCGACGGCCCACCACCCTGCTTGGCGCCACCAGTTTGGCCGCCCTGCTGTCCCTGCCACTGCACGCTGCCGAAGTCGACGGCAAACGCATCGCCAATGCCGACGCCGAACCCGGCAACTGGATGAGCCACGGTCGCGACTACGGCGAACAGCGCTTCAGCCCGCTGAAGAAGATCACCGATGCCAACGTCGACGAACTCGGGCTGGCCTGGAGCTACAAGCTCGACATCGACCGCGGCGTGGAAGCCACACCCATCGTGGTCGACGGTGTGATGTACACCACCGGGCCCTTCTCCATCGTCTATGCGCTCGATGCGCGCACCGGCAAGGAAATCTGGAAGTACGACCCCAAGTCCGACCGTTCCCGCGCTGGTGAGGCCTGCTGCGATGCGATCAACCGCGGCGTCGCCGTGTGGAAGGGCAAGGTCTATGTCGGCGTGCTCGATGGCCGTCTGGAAGCCATCGACGCCAAGACCGGCGAGCGCGTCTGGTCGGTCGACACCCGCTACGACAAGGAACGCAGCTACTCCATCACCGGTGCCCCGCGCGTGGTCAACGGCAAGGTGGTGATCGGCAACGGCGGCGCCGAGTTCGGCGTGCGCGGCTACGTCACCGCCTACGATGCCGAGACCGGCAAGCAGGCCTGGCGCTTCTTCACCGTACCGGGTGATCCGGACAAGCCTGCCGAAGGCAAGGGCATGGAGATCGCAAAGAAGACCTGGCACGGCCGCGCCTTCGTCGAGCAGGGTGGCGGCGGCACCGCCTGGGATTCCTTTGCCTATGACCCGGAGCTGAACCTGCTCTACATCGGCGTCGGCAACGGCTCGCTGTGGGACCCGATCTGGCGCAGCGAGGGCAAGGGAGACAACCTGTTCCTGTCCTCCATCGTCGCGGTCAACGCCGACACCGGCGAATACGTCTGGCACTACCAGACCACGCCGGGCGATGCCTGGGACTACACCGCCACGCAGCACATGATTCTTGCGGACCTTGAGATCAAGGGCAAACAGCGCAAGGTGCTGATGCAGGCGCCGAAGAACGGCTTCTTCTACGTCATCGACCGCGCCACGGGCGAGCTGCTATCGGCCGAAAACATCGTGCCGATCAACTGGGCCAAGGGCGTGGATCTGAAGACCGGCCGGCCTATCGTCGACGACGAAGCGGCGGCCTACTGGAAAGGCGAGAAGAAGGCCAAGCTGGTCCAGCCGGGTTTCTGGGGCGCGCATGACTGGCACCCCATGTCCTATAACCCGAACACTGGGCTGGTCTACATCCCCGCGCACATCATGTCGGCCTGGTACGAGCACGTGCCGGATGCGCCGGCGCGCAACAAGTTCAAGAGCATGTACCAGCTGGGCCTGAAGACCGGGATGATGCCCGAGGACCCGGAAGGCCTGGGCAAGTACGCCGACACCTGGTCCGGCAAGCTGATCGCCTGGGACCCGGTCAAGCAGGAGCAGGCGTGGGAAGTGCCCTACGTCACCATCTTCAACGGCGGCACCCTGAGCACCGCGGGCAACCTGGTGTTCGAAGGCAGCGCCGATGGCCGTGTCATCGCCTATGCCGCCGACACCGGCAAGAAACTCTGGGAGCAGCCGGCAGCAAGCGGCGTGATGGCAGCGCCCATCACCTACAGCGTGGACGGCGAGCAGTACGTGACCTTCATGGCGGGCTGGGGCGGCGCCTTCTCCACCTTTGCCGGCGCCCTGTCGCTGCGCGCCGGCGTGCAGCCCTACGCCCAGGTGCTCACCTACAAGCTCGGCGGCACCGCCGAGCTGCAGGAACCGGCGCCGCGTGAAGACGCGCCCAAGCCGCCGCCACTGACAGCCGATGCGGCCACCGTCAAGGCCGGCGGCAAGCTCTATGACGGCTACTGCTCCCAGTGCCACGGCATCCACGCCGTCAGCGGCGGCGTGCTGCCGGACCTGCGCATGCTCACCCCGGATAAACATGAGCAGTTCCTCGGCATCCTCCACGGCGCGCGCATCCCCGATGGCATGCCCTCCTTCGCCGAAGCGTTCGATCGCGAGCAGATGGAACAGATCCATCAATACCTGATCAAGCGCGCCCACGACCGCCTCGAACACGGCCCGGACGACCTGCCTCAGCCGACCCAGAAAACGGCCAGCAACTGA
- a CDS encoding TonB-dependent receptor family protein yields MYRLFLAGSLSLATGPLLAQTSEPLTLDPLLVSSPRAESDWFTLPMAVSAVTAQDQPGEQLLTLDSLLGPVPGALSQSRYNLAQGMRLSIRGFGSRSSFGVRGVRVLVDGVPLTMPDGQTEMDGLDTSLVERIEVIRGPSSTIYGNAAGGVLSIQTREPGEAPFTQVEVTGGELGYRRMRAETSGSAGSLGALLAVNATQLDGYRTHGTAETNHLTGKLRWQGEGGTLGLTLHAIDNRAEDPGGLNLAQVRADRSQARPQSLQFDSDETVEQQRVSLVWDGQAAGDDTYQLRSYYGQREFSNRLPLQNNGQTSYDRWFAGVGAQRTFHRELAGLPHQLTVGMDLESQRDERSRNDNLPGGITGALTQRQRETADSRGVFIEDQLRLGDAWLLTAGVRYDSVRLEAKDRYLSDGDASGERNLEDWNYSLGLSRQLDAHHVAYARYATSFETPTINEMANPSGGGFNPSLAPAQSINREIGLKGEHPGLRYEAVLYSMRIEDELVPEVDGRTFYTNAGRSSRDGIELSGDWLLGSHWRLTGAWSYNRYRFDQFQGYDGNRIPGIPRQSLFAEVSYDRDDWYARVNVNAYDQQYADNANLDRVAGYAVTNARLGWRMAWGDQRWEPYVGIDNLLDRNYYDNLRINDNFGRYYEPAPGRTIYAGAKLTFD; encoded by the coding sequence ATGTATCGACTGTTTCTTGCCGGATCGCTCTCGTTGGCGACCGGCCCCTTGCTCGCGCAGACAAGCGAACCGCTCACGCTCGACCCGTTGTTGGTGAGCTCGCCGCGGGCGGAATCCGACTGGTTCACCTTGCCGATGGCGGTGTCCGCCGTAACGGCGCAGGACCAGCCGGGTGAGCAGTTGCTCACCCTCGACAGCTTGCTCGGGCCTGTGCCGGGCGCGCTTTCGCAGAGCCGCTACAACCTGGCGCAAGGCATGCGCCTGTCCATTCGCGGCTTTGGTTCCCGCTCCAGTTTTGGCGTGCGCGGCGTTCGCGTGCTGGTCGACGGGGTGCCGCTGACCATGCCTGACGGGCAGACCGAGATGGACGGGCTGGATACCTCGCTGGTCGAGCGCATCGAGGTGATCCGCGGCCCCTCGTCGACCATCTACGGCAATGCCGCGGGTGGCGTCCTGTCGATCCAGACGCGAGAACCAGGGGAGGCGCCGTTTACGCAGGTCGAGGTGACCGGCGGCGAACTGGGCTATCGGCGCATGCGCGCGGAAACCAGTGGCAGCGCCGGATCGCTGGGTGCCTTGCTCGCCGTCAACGCCACACAGCTCGACGGCTACCGCACACACGGGACTGCCGAAACCAATCACCTCACCGGCAAGCTGCGTTGGCAGGGGGAGGGCGGCACGCTCGGGCTCACCCTGCATGCGATCGACAACCGCGCCGAAGATCCCGGTGGGCTGAACCTGGCTCAGGTCCGGGCGGACCGTTCCCAGGCGCGGCCACAGAGCCTGCAGTTCGATTCCGACGAGACTGTCGAGCAGCAGCGCGTCTCGCTGGTTTGGGATGGCCAGGCCGCCGGCGACGATACCTACCAGTTGCGCAGCTATTACGGCCAGCGTGAGTTCAGCAACCGCCTTCCGTTGCAGAACAACGGCCAGACCTCCTACGACCGCTGGTTCGCCGGGGTGGGCGCGCAGCGCACCTTTCACCGTGAGCTGGCGGGTCTACCGCATCAGTTGACCGTCGGCATGGACCTGGAAAGCCAGCGGGACGAGCGCTCGCGCAACGACAACCTGCCCGGCGGCATCACCGGCGCCCTGACGCAGCGCCAGCGCGAAACGGCGGACAGCCGGGGCGTGTTTATCGAGGATCAGCTGCGCCTGGGCGACGCCTGGCTGCTCACTGCCGGCGTGCGCTATGACAGCGTGCGGCTCGAAGCCAAGGACCGTTACCTGAGCGACGGCGATGCCTCGGGCGAGCGCAACCTGGAGGACTGGAACTACAGCCTGGGGCTGAGCCGGCAACTGGACGCCCACCATGTGGCCTACGCGCGCTACGCAACCTCCTTCGAGACGCCGACCATCAACGAAATGGCCAACCCAAGCGGGGGCGGCTTCAATCCATCCCTCGCCCCGGCACAGTCGATCAATCGCGAAATAGGCCTGAAGGGCGAGCACCCTGGATTGCGTTACGAAGCGGTGCTCTACAGCATGCGCATCGAAGACGAACTGGTGCCGGAAGTCGACGGACGCACCTTCTACACCAACGCCGGCCGCTCCAGTCGTGACGGTATCGAACTCAGCGGCGACTGGTTGCTGGGAAGCCATTGGCGATTGACCGGTGCCTGGAGCTACAACCGCTACCGTTTCGACCAGTTCCAGGGCTACGACGGCAACCGCATCCCCGGAATTCCGAGGCAAAGCCTGTTCGCCGAGGTCAGCTATGACCGCGACGACTGGTATGCACGGGTGAACGTCAACGCCTATGACCAGCAGTACGCAGACAATGCCAACCTCGACCGTGTGGCCGGCTATGCGGTCACCAACGCCCGGCTGGGCTGGCGTATGGCGTGGGGTGATCAGCGCTGGGAGCCCTATGTCGGCATCGACAACCTGCTGGACCGCAACTACTACGACAACCTGCGCATCAACGATAACTTCGGCCGTTATTACGAGCCTGCGCCAGGGCGGACGATCTATGCGGGAGCGAAGCTGACGTTTGATTGA
- a CDS encoding DNA topoisomerase III, with the protein MRLFLCEKPSQAKDIAQVLGATRRGEGCWMGAGVTVTWCIGHLLETAPPDSYDARYKRWVLADLPIVPERWKMLVKPKTASQYKAVKRLLGEAQELVIATDADREGEMIARELVDHCRYRGPIQRLWLSALDDASIRKALGALRAGADTFNLYQSALGRSRADWLIGMNMSRLFTLLGRQSGYQGVLPVGRVQTPTLRLVVDRDRSIADFVPQPFWAIEVQLLGDDAMPFTAQWRAPDEHCDDQGRCLDQALAQRAAEAMRAAGQAQVQRLKTERVREAAPLPFDLGTLQEICSKKLGLGAQETLDIAQSLYETHKLITYPRSDCGYLPLSQHSEAPDILAALAQADPSLRELQPHLDPRRKSRAWNDAKVGAHHGIIPTAAARAFERLSGKPRAVYALIRARYLAQFLPAHEYDRTQADLDCASQALRAVGKQIIEPGWKRALPEALAASRGREAPAPQTLPVPVLREGQTCPVHDLTFKDLWTQPPKPFTEGDLIKAMKNVAKLVDDPTLKQKLKDTTGIGTEATRAGIIQGLLDRGYLTKQGKALAATPAAFSLIDAVPRAIADPGTTAIWEQALDMVQSGEMSLEEFVSKQSAWMSKQVERCKGVRLTITGPAVPAGRAPWKKRKGAGRKSAPRARRAAKSSSPA; encoded by the coding sequence ATGCGGCTGTTTCTCTGCGAAAAACCTTCCCAGGCGAAAGATATCGCCCAGGTGCTCGGCGCCACGCGGCGGGGCGAGGGCTGCTGGATGGGTGCGGGTGTCACCGTGACCTGGTGCATCGGCCATCTGCTGGAAACCGCGCCGCCGGACAGTTACGACGCGCGTTACAAGCGCTGGGTGCTGGCTGACCTGCCCATCGTTCCAGAGCGCTGGAAGATGCTGGTCAAGCCCAAGACCGCGAGCCAGTACAAGGCGGTCAAGCGACTACTGGGCGAGGCGCAGGAGCTGGTGATCGCCACCGACGCTGACCGGGAGGGCGAGATGATTGCCCGCGAGTTGGTCGATCATTGCCGCTATCGGGGCCCGATCCAGCGGCTGTGGCTGTCGGCGCTGGACGATGCTTCCATTCGCAAGGCGCTCGGTGCGCTGCGCGCCGGCGCCGATACCTTCAACCTCTATCAGTCGGCGCTGGGACGTTCGCGCGCCGACTGGCTGATCGGCATGAATATGAGCCGACTGTTCACTCTGCTCGGACGGCAGTCCGGTTATCAGGGTGTGCTGCCGGTGGGCCGGGTGCAGACGCCGACGCTGCGCCTGGTGGTCGATCGTGATCGCAGCATTGCCGATTTCGTGCCGCAGCCGTTCTGGGCCATCGAGGTGCAGCTGTTGGGCGACGACGCCATGCCGTTCACGGCGCAGTGGCGCGCGCCGGATGAACACTGCGACGACCAGGGGCGCTGTCTCGATCAGGCGCTGGCGCAGCGCGCCGCCGAGGCCATGCGGGCCGCCGGCCAGGCACAGGTGCAACGGCTCAAGACCGAGCGTGTGCGTGAAGCCGCGCCGCTGCCGTTCGACCTCGGCACCCTGCAGGAAATCTGTTCGAAGAAGCTCGGCCTCGGTGCGCAGGAGACCCTGGACATTGCCCAGTCACTCTACGAAACCCACAAGCTCATCACCTATCCGCGCAGCGATTGCGGCTACCTGCCGCTGAGCCAGCACAGCGAGGCGCCGGATATTCTGGCCGCGCTGGCACAGGCCGATCCGTCGCTGCGTGAGCTCCAGCCGCACCTCGATCCCCGACGCAAGTCGCGCGCCTGGAACGACGCCAAGGTCGGCGCGCACCACGGCATAATCCCGACGGCGGCGGCTCGCGCCTTCGAGCGGCTGAGCGGCAAGCCGCGCGCGGTCTATGCGCTGATCCGTGCGCGCTACCTGGCGCAGTTCCTGCCGGCGCACGAATACGACCGCACCCAGGCCGATCTCGACTGCGCCAGCCAGGCGTTGCGCGCCGTTGGCAAGCAGATCATCGAGCCGGGCTGGAAGCGCGCCTTGCCCGAGGCGCTGGCGGCCAGCCGCGGCCGCGAAGCGCCGGCGCCGCAGACGTTGCCGGTGCCGGTGCTGCGCGAGGGGCAGACATGCCCGGTCCACGACCTGACCTTCAAGGATCTCTGGACGCAGCCACCCAAGCCGTTCACCGAAGGCGACCTGATCAAGGCGATGAAGAACGTGGCCAAGCTGGTGGACGATCCCACGCTGAAACAGAAGCTCAAGGACACCACCGGCATCGGCACCGAGGCGACGCGCGCAGGGATCATCCAGGGCCTGCTCGATCGCGGTTACCTGACCAAGCAGGGCAAGGCGTTGGCGGCCACGCCGGCAGCCTTCAGCCTGATCGATGCGGTGCCGCGTGCCATCGCCGACCCCGGCACCACCGCGATCTGGGAGCAGGCGCTGGACATGGTGCAGAGCGGTGAGATGAGCCTGGAAGAATTCGTCAGCAAACAATCGGCGTGGATGAGCAAACAGGTCGAGCGTTGCAAGGGCGTGCGTTTGACCATCACGGGGCCGGCGGTGCCCGCCGGTCGGGCGCCCTGGAAAAAGCGCAAGGGCGCGGGCCGCAAATCGGCGCCCAGGGCGCGCCGTGCGGCCAAGTCATCCAGCCCGGCGTGA
- a CDS encoding AzlC family ABC transporter permease: MEAAAPRPFDALLRAAPAALAIIPVSLLFGVLAGRSDWSPLEVALIGLLGFTGSGQFAVLPLADSGAGFVTMLLLTASINSRYLPIAYVSAPRLPQPWGLRALLAHMLGDEAYATEREQDTWVSLAVIRATLFLTWVVAGVAGAVIGTLIPTAWLAADLNLGFPASVVLMFLSASQLRLRLPQLSHRKVRLLLAVVLCALIAVALILLLGPLYFWIPSVLLATFVLARVRS; the protein is encoded by the coding sequence ATGGAAGCCGCCGCACCCCGCCCCTTCGATGCCTTGCTGCGGGCAGCCCCCGCTGCGTTGGCGATCATTCCGGTGAGCCTGCTGTTCGGCGTATTGGCCGGCCGCTCGGACTGGAGCCCGCTGGAGGTCGCGCTGATCGGTCTGCTGGGGTTCACCGGCAGCGGTCAGTTCGCGGTGCTGCCGCTGGCCGATTCGGGGGCCGGTTTCGTCACCATGCTGCTGCTCACCGCCTCGATCAACAGCCGCTATCTACCGATTGCCTACGTGTCGGCCCCGCGGCTGCCGCAGCCGTGGGGCCTGCGTGCCCTGCTTGCCCATATGCTGGGCGACGAGGCCTACGCCACCGAGCGTGAGCAGGACACCTGGGTCTCGCTGGCGGTCATCCGCGCCACGCTGTTTCTGACCTGGGTGGTGGCCGGGGTGGCCGGCGCCGTCATCGGCACCCTGATCCCGACGGCCTGGCTCGCAGCGGACCTGAACCTGGGCTTCCCGGCGAGCGTCGTACTGATGTTCCTGTCCGCCAGTCAACTGCGCTTGCGCCTGCCGCAGCTGAGCCACCGCAAGGTTCGTTTGCTGCTGGCCGTCGTGCTGTGCGCACTGATTGCCGTGGCGCTGATCCTGCTGCTCGGCCCGCTGTACTTCTGGATTCCCAGCGTCCTGCTCGCCACCTTCGTCCTCGCGCGGGTGCGCTCATGA